A window from Alphaproteobacteria bacterium encodes these proteins:
- the fliD gene encoding flagellar filament capping protein FliD, translated as MSGFGVNKLTASYDPVTGKPTMTTNPNNINSKDMIKAEMASKQKPIDENQTKIDDNLKKIMAYTTLKTKLQTLNVALKPLRKPNIFSGNADVFNKKSTELTTNSSVDANNLVAVSTADSATIGQSIFTINRLATYDRITSGVSFPLTTTVPITVNGNLVIPKADGSGNETLALTTVQTIADITAAINMVQSTTNVVAKLVKKDAVSYGFALSKTVTGEVIDVAASSTASVLIDLGLANSGATVTILSAELLYDGFTIYRPTNKITDLFDNVTLDLLSADAAHPITMNIDHDYLAVKNAIVAVRDTYNDFVDFYKDQTAVDDNWVHLPDAVLYNDITLKNAYQNIKSTFLEFFTDMSASIFSDGGAGAAGVFELNTIGLAIDQDGKIEIADDVLNQKILTDFDGVQIMFGMNAVPSTPYLRMLDWPDIIPAALRNCTVTVNVTATTPAGVPTAGEFQATISGAPVTEAVTIDADGFLNGNAASQYFKDFVVSYTGVEAPPTFTGTIRIDQGVAAQICANIMPPLIVAVDPSKPASQSNRSTIDQLIDNITQMNTRLKDKNAQLKRNLEREEDRRIKAYTAVEQRIAGVQNVGRSLKAQLKAFNKN; from the coding sequence ATGTCGGGTTTTGGTGTCAATAAATTAACAGCTTCTTATGATCCGGTCACGGGCAAGCCCACGATGACAACCAATCCGAATAATATTAATTCTAAGGATATGATCAAAGCCGAGATGGCTTCTAAACAAAAGCCGATTGATGAGAATCAAACCAAGATTGATGATAATCTGAAAAAGATTATGGCCTATACTACCCTTAAAACAAAACTTCAGACGTTGAACGTAGCTCTAAAGCCTTTACGCAAGCCAAATATATTTTCAGGCAATGCAGATGTGTTCAATAAAAAAAGCACTGAGCTGACAACGAATAGTTCAGTGGATGCAAATAATTTAGTGGCGGTGAGTACGGCTGATAGTGCAACAATTGGTCAATCTATTTTCACAATCAATCGTCTGGCCACATATGATCGGATTACATCGGGTGTGAGTTTTCCTTTGACAACAACAGTGCCTATAACGGTGAATGGTAATTTGGTGATTCCAAAGGCCGATGGGTCAGGAAATGAGACACTGGCTTTGACAACAGTTCAAACAATTGCAGACATTACAGCAGCCATTAATATGGTACAGAGCACCACAAATGTGGTTGCAAAATTGGTTAAAAAGGATGCTGTTTCATATGGATTTGCCTTATCAAAGACCGTAACAGGTGAAGTGATTGATGTTGCAGCAAGCTCAACAGCTTCTGTTTTGATTGATTTAGGTCTTGCGAATTCTGGCGCAACAGTCACAATTTTATCAGCCGAGCTTTTATATGACGGTTTTACAATCTATAGGCCGACAAACAAAATTACAGATCTGTTTGATAATGTGACTCTGGATCTTTTGTCTGCTGATGCAGCGCATCCAATTACAATGAATATTGATCATGATTATTTGGCGGTCAAAAATGCCATCGTTGCGGTGCGTGATACTTATAATGATTTTGTCGATTTCTATAAAGACCAGACAGCTGTTGATGATAATTGGGTTCATTTACCAGATGCTGTTCTTTATAATGATATAACGCTTAAAAACGCTTATCAAAATATAAAGAGCACATTTTTGGAGTTCTTCACAGATATGTCAGCCAGTATATTTTCAGACGGAGGCGCGGGAGCAGCTGGTGTGTTTGAGCTGAATACAATTGGTCTTGCGATTGATCAGGATGGAAAAATTGAGATTGCCGATGATGTTTTAAATCAGAAAATTTTGACTGATTTTGATGGTGTTCAAATTATGTTCGGGATGAATGCGGTGCCTTCTACGCCGTATTTGAGGATGTTAGATTGGCCAGACATCATTCCAGCTGCTCTTAGAAATTGTACGGTTACCGTGAATGTGACAGCAACAACGCCAGCAGGCGTTCCAACAGCTGGAGAATTTCAAGCAACAATTTCAGGCGCCCCAGTGACAGAGGCTGTGACGATTGATGCAGATGGATTTTTGAATGGAAATGCTGCGAGTCAATATTTTAAGGATTTTGTTGTAAGCTATACAGGTGTTGAAGCGCCGCCAACTTTCACAGGGACGATTCGGATTGATCAAGGAGTTGCAGCTCAGATTTGTGCGAATATTATGCCGCCATTGATTGTGGCTGTCGATCCATCAAAACCAGCTTCACAATCGAATAGGAGTACAATCGATCAACTCATTGATAATATCACGCAAATGAATACACGGTTAAAAGACAAGAATGCGCAGTTAAAGCGAAATCTAGAACGTGAAGAGGATAGACGTATCAAAGCCTATACTGCTGTTGAACAAAGAATTGCGGGTGTTCAAAATGTAGGCCGAAGTCTGAAAGCACAATTAAAGGCTTTTAATAAAAATTAA
- a CDS encoding flagellar protein FliS, translating to MNKTAYKAYQMNTTVAIGNAECTALLFSKAAQHIQNAIEAIEAKKPEERFNETEKARTILVHLQASLDRESSEAKVQDLIKILDAFYMRSTVFLTQINIRNDVKLAEALIYNFREMAMSFHKVQQENDQKDKGRPIELRETYGASPVGYEQGSEQPPAVQGLRESLLL from the coding sequence ATGAACAAAACTGCTTATAAGGCCTATCAGATGAATACAACAGTTGCGATTGGCAACGCTGAGTGCACGGCTCTTTTGTTTTCAAAAGCAGCGCAGCATATTCAAAATGCTATCGAGGCAATTGAGGCGAAAAAACCTGAAGAGCGCTTTAATGAAACAGAAAAAGCGCGCACTATACTTGTTCATTTACAGGCTTCCTTAGATAGGGAGTCATCTGAGGCAAAAGTACAAGATCTCATTAAGATTCTTGATGCTTTCTATATGAGATCGACAGTGTTTTTAACGCAAATTAATATCCGGAATGATGTGAAGTTAGCAGAAGCGCTGATTTATAATTTCCGTGAGATGGCAATGAGCTTTCATAAAGTTCAGCAAGAGAATGATCAGAAAGACAAAGGGCGCCCAATTGAATTGCGAGAGACCTATGGCGCTAGTCCAGTTGGATATGAGCAAGGATCGGAACAGCCACCTGCAGTGCAGGGCCTCAGAGAGTCATTGTTGCTCTGA